One genomic segment of Ipomoea triloba cultivar NCNSP0323 chromosome 9, ASM357664v1 includes these proteins:
- the LOC116030823 gene encoding ring canal kelch protein produces the protein MKAGKKMNTFTPHQYPPSSPNKLFNASGFRNLKKGQLGGVIFGCKNDTIKECLLKQLFGLPFQHFSYVKNIVPGLPLFLFNYSDRKLNGIFEAAGTGQLNINPYAWTSNGSERTQFPAQVPVRVRLQCQPMLEDQFKPIILDNYYCQNLFWFELDHAQTSKLISRLSSQVIGPSSISPWNATSRMNIFNGLPSNDMREKTGYFKLPGPENGFANSCESTGALVTKDSLHLNGDNQKGEVSGGTLAEPGEKDLMYMKLKELAINLACSDAPVTGQAVESAALMESDSRYEAVEHDTSQEPNAVLEDLDEKNDKSSVDSTSYPSVIAQLVQGMEEFKAFKETHKLKVDCLEKKLAEAEKEIQQLKSRCVKLELVSNPLMIHADETVSQTVGLDLVTEESIYLVGGYDGETWLSALDLYSPSPNVIKSLQPMNSARSYTSVTKLNGELYALGGGTGCVWYDTVESYDPAKNLWTSHPSLKAKKGSMASATLNDKIFAIGGGNGHDCLSDVEMYDLQVGRWITTRSMQKKRFALAGAELNGALYAVGGYDGSIYLKSAERFDPREHSWTKIKSMNTERGCHALVAMDGKLYALGGYDGSAMVASTEVYDPRLGEWMTTEPMKHCRGYLAAAAINDTIFVIGGVKSGEDIADTIEVYKDGQGWQEKSSGTIGRRCFASAIVLSGDS, from the exons ATGAAAGCAGGGAAGAAAATGAACACCTTCACACCCCACCAATATCCACCATCATCACCAAACAAGCTATTCAATGCTTCAGGTTTTAGGAATTTAAAGAAAGGTCAACTTGGTGGTGTTATATTTGGTTGCAAGAACGATACGATCAAAGAATGCCTTCTTAAACAGCTCTTTG GTTTGCCATTTCAACACTTCTCCTATGTAAAGAATATAGTACCAGGTCTTCCATTGTTCTTATTCAACTACAGCGACAGAAAACTCAATGGTATCTTTGAGGCTGCAGGCACTGGCCAACTGAATATTAATCCATATGCATGGACATCAAATGGTTCAGAGAGAACACAATTTCCTGCCCAG GTTCCAGTACGGGTCCGGCTGCAATGTCAACCAATGTTAGAAGATCAGTTTAAGCCTATAATTTTGGACAACTATTATTGTCAGAATCTTTTCTGGTTTGAGCTTGATCATGCTCAAACCAGTAAATTAATCTCTAGACTGTCTTCTCAAGTAATTGGTCCAAGTAGCATCAGTCCATGGAATGCAACAAGTAGGATGAATATATTCAATGGTTTACCCTCTAATGACATGAGAGAGAAAACAGGATATTTCAAGTTGCCAGGTCCAGAAAATGGTTTTGCCAACTCTTGTGAGTCTACTGGGGCATTAGTAACTAAAGATTCTCTTCATCTGAATGGTGATAACCAGAAGGGGGAGGTGTCTGGAGGTACTTTAGCAGAGCCAGGCGAGAAGGACCTAATGTACATGAAACTAAAGGAATTGGCCATTAATCTTGCATGCTCAGACGCCCCTGTGACAGGACAAGCAGTTGAAAGTGCTGCTCTGATGGAAAGTGATTCCAGATATGAGGCTGTGGAGCATGACACTTCTCAAGAGCCAAATGCAGTTTTAGAGGATTTGGATGAGAAGAACGACAAAAGCTCAGTTGACTCAACTTCTTATCCTTCAGTCATAGCTCAG TTGGTTCAAGGAATGGAAGAATTCAAGGCTTTTAAGGAAACACATAAGCTGAAGGTGGATTGTTTGGAGAAGAAACTG GCTGAAGCAGAAAAAGAGATTCAGCAACTAAAAAGTAGATGTGTGAAGTTGGAGTTGGTCTCTAATCCTTTAATGATACACGCTGATGAGACAGTGAGTCAGACAGTTGGACTGGACCTGGTCACTGAGGAGTCTATATATTTAGTTGGGGGATATGATGGTGAAACATGGTTATCAGCACTAGATTTATATTCTCCTTCACCTAATGTAATAAAGTCTCTTCAACCCATGAACTCAGCTCGATCTTATACTTCAGTTACAAAGCTGAATGGAGAACTTTATGCGCTTGGTGGCGGAACTGGCTGTGTGTGGTATGACACAG TGGAATCATATGACCCAGCTAAGAACTTGTGGACTTCGCACCCTTCTTTGAAAGCGAAAAAGGGTAGTATGGCTAGTGCTACTTTGAATGATAAGATCTTTGCCATTGGCGGTGGAAATGGACATGACTGCCTTTCTGATGTTGAAATGTATGATTTACAAGTTGGACGATGGATTACTACACGGTCAATGCAGAAGAAG CGATTTGCTCTTGCTGGGGCTGAACTCAATGGTGCCTTGTATGCTGTTGGTGGATATGATGGAAGTATCTATTTGAA GTCTGCCGAAAGATTTGACCCCAGAGAACATAGTTGGACCAAGATTAAGAGTATGAATACTGAAAGAGGATGTCATGCGTTGGTTGCGATGGATGGAAAATT ATATGCATTGGGTGGATACGATGGGTCTGCAATGGTGGCAAGCACTGAAGTATATGATCCTCGTCTTGGGGAATGGATGACAACAGAGCCGATGAAGCATTGTAGGGGATATTTAGCAGCTGCTGCTATAAATGACACAATTTTTGTCATTGGAGGGGTTAAATCAGGAGAAGACATAGCGGACACG ATTGAAGTTTATAAGGACGGCCAAGGCTGGCAAGAAAAGAGCTCGGGCACAATAGGAAGAAGGTGCTTTGCATCAGCCATAGTTCTTTCAGGGGATTCTTGA
- the LOC116030824 gene encoding macrophage migration inhibitory factor homolog, with protein sequence MPCLDISTNVKLEDVDVESFSREATTAVATIIGKPEQFVMIILKGSANITFGGSKEAAALAEIVSMGGITTQVKRELISTIGTIVENKLSIPRARFVLKVYDTTLAKRLSKM encoded by the exons atgcCTTGCTTAGATATATCAACCAATGTGAAGCTTGAAGACGTAGACGTGGAGTCCTTTTCCCGGGAAGCCACCACCGCCGTCGCCACCATCATCGGAAAACCCGAACAG TTTGTGATGATCATCCTGAAAGGATCTGCAAACATAACCTTTGGAGGCAGTAAAGAGGCAGCAGCTCTGGCTGAGATTGTGTCCATGGGAGGCATCACTACTCAAGTTAAGAGGGAGCTCATCTCCACCATTGGCACAATTGTGGAGAACAAACTCTCCATTCCCAGAGCGCGCTTCGTCCTCAAGGTCTATGATACCACACTGGCAAAAAGGTTGTCCAAAATGTAG
- the LOC116030488 gene encoding probable protein phosphatase 2C 65 — MGGCCTCQRVRIERYDGYRAENANYRVQREVEDEYEYDDDHGIVGRATFGANVRLHGSSKYVSMFSQQGKKGINQDAMTVWENFGGQKDWYFCGVFDGHGPSGHKVARYVRDVLPSKVSLSLKGNNSWDSSADNNLQGGDVQNHPVFIKTKSNIIKAFKDMDNELEGDSSVETYSSGTTSITVSKLGEHLIIGNLGDSRAVLCTTDDEGALVPEQLSVDLKPNLPSERERITSCQGRVMAMKEEPSVFRVWMPNEDCPGLAMARAFGDFCLKDYGLISTPEVYYRKLSDKDEFVVLATDGVWDVLSNEEVIRVVASAKKRSAAAQLVVERAVRAWKTRYPSSKIDDCAVVCLFFKRQSSALTKSASQIIDDDTCPTNAKTDDGLDTVLDYKVKDDDASELLISPAT; from the exons ATGGGCGGATGTTGTACGTGCCAGAGGGTTCGGATTGAGAGGTACGATGGATACAGAGCGGAAAATGCGAATTACAGAGTACAGCGAGAGGTTGAGGATGAATATGAATATGACGATGATCATGGAATTGTGGGAAGAGCAACTTTTGGGGCAAACGTCAGGTTGCATGGATCCTCTAAATATGTCTCCATGTTTTCTCAACAAGGTAAAAAGGGAATCAATCAAGACGCCATGACCGTTTGGGAg AACTTCGGAGGGCAGAAAGATTGGTACTTCTGTGGTGTTTTTGACGGGCATGGACCCTCCGGCCATAAGGTGGCGCGTTACGTCCGCGACGTCTTGCCTTCAAAGGTTTCGCTGTCATTGAAAGGAAATAATTCTTGGGATAGCAGCGCTGACAATAATCTCCAAGGCGGTGACGTTCAGAATCATCCAGTATTTATCAAGACCAAATCCAATATAATCAAGGCCTTTAAAGATATGGATAATGAATTAGAAGGCGACTCTTCCGTTGAGACCTACAGCAGTGGCACTACTTCCATTACTGTCTCTAAACTG GGTGAACATTTGATAATTGGGAACTTAGGGGATTCTCGTGCCGTACTCTGCACAACAGATGATGAAGGTGCACTTGTTCCTGAACAGCTCTCTGTCGATTTGAAACCTAACCTTCCAA GTGAAAGGGAACGTATCACAAGCTGCCAAGGAAGAGTAATGGCGATGAAGGAAGAGCCGAGTGTGTTCAGAGTGTGGATGCCTAATGAAGACTGTCCAGGGCTAGCCATGGCAAGGGCTTTCGGAGATTTCTGTTTAAAAGACTACGGTCTCATCTCCACCCCGGAAGTGTATTACAGAAAGCTCTCAGACAAAGATGAATTCGTCGTTTTAGCCACCGATGGG GTTTGGGATGTGCTGAGCAACGAGGAGGTGATCAGGGTGGTTGCTTCCGCCAAGAAGCGGTCCGCGGCGGCGCAGCTGGTGGTGGAACGTGCGGTCCGGGCGTGGAAAACAAGGTACCCGTCTTCCAAGATTGACGATTGCGCAGTCGTGTGCTTGTTCTTCAAACGCCAGAGCTCAGCGCTGACAAAATCCGCCTCGCAAATCATTGATGATGACACCTGCCCAACCAACGCCAAAACTGACGATGGCCTTGATACTGTTCTCGACTACAAGGTCAAAGACGACGACGCAAGCGAGCTACTGATTTCGCCGGCCACATAG